Below is a genomic region from Neurospora crassa OR74A linkage group VII, whole genome shotgun sequence.
GATCCTTTGCCCTACGATTCCTACCAGGCGACCCGCAATCGTTCTGATCCGCAGCAAAGCTGCCATCCTTTAATCATACGAAAGCAGTCCTGGCTCCGCACTCGCCCAGTTCGCACTCTCGTCTCGTTCTCTAATCGGTACTCAGCACCTGCCGTTGTTCTTTCCCTACTGTGCCTACCACAACGCAGGCGGGATAGACCCAACACCCTCGGAACCGAAGCGATCGTCGGCTCGTTGAAGCCAGACGAAGCCGGGAAGGttcaagacaagacaagacctacctatatatacgTCGTTTTCGGACTccttgcttttttttctgacACTGGAGTTGGCCCCGCCGTACATAAGAAGGTACACCAGACGTTAGCTGCACAATAACGCCGCACGAGCTTGCCTGCTTGCGGGCCGACGACATCTTTGGGTGCCGCGACATTGACGAGTACCTAGCACCAGAGAGGCGTTCCAGAAAATGGGAGAGGTTGAATGGACAAGCTGGCGGCGTCGTGGCCGTTGGGACGACAGACAATAAGCAACCGACGTACGATCACCACCTACCTCTTCGAATGCCGTGAAGTCACGGAAGGATCTTGTGATCATCACCAAGATTTGAGATTGACTTGTTCAGTCCGAGTCCCCTCAAGCCTCGCCCAGATATCTAATAGTACCGCGAGCTCAAGGCACAGTTCCCGGTTGTTTGAAGCCATACAGACAGTTGGAGTGGTTACCTTTAGGATTTACTGCATCCTATATGAATGAGGTATCCCGTGTGCCGCTTCGAGTTCTGCGCCTAGGGGTCATCAATCCTTTTTCAACGGTCCAAGAGGACAAGAGCTGAACTAGAGGGCTGATGGTGAAATGCTCACTACAATAGAGCTTCGAACGAAACGAGCGGACCGCTCCATCATAAGGAACAGTTATAAGACGGTTGCCAAACAAGGAGCTCATCTTCAGTCCGATAACAATATCCAGAGCAATGCAGAATATCAGGAAGGCCGGTCATCAGTCCCGATAATTTGATCAGATAGTATCAAGAAGTCCTATATCATCGCGCACAGAATCTATGGGACGAGATGACACAATTATCTCGTCATAATGAGAACAACGAGGCGCGGAAAATGAAGAGTACTTCGACATTTTGTTCATTAGATTTGAGTCGATGACGCGTCAAACCAGTTTTTTCTGGCTGACGTTCATTCACAACCTCGGGCATTATTAATTTTTGAATCAGCATCAAGGGTATCATGGTCCCACACTCGTACAACTGGCTTTCTCGTCTCTTCTTACACATTACTCATGTACATCAACCTTCCCTCATAAGCACACCAAGACCAGCTCTTTATCGTTCGGTATAAAGCATACCAGCAACGCTGGCAGAGGTCAAGGTGGACAGGACACCGGAGAAAAGAGCCGACATCGCGACCTTGGAGACATCACCGGCACGCCCAGGAGCGAGCTGAGAAAGCACACCAATCTGGGTACCAAGGGATCCAATGTTTCCGAAGCCCTAAAATATATTCAACGTTAGTACTGCACCGAAACCAAGCAAAGATCTGCAGAGAAAAACTTACGCAAACGGCATAGGTGGCAATAAGCTTGGAACGAGGGCTCATGCTCTTGTAGGGCTCATCGTTCGTGAGCGACGAGAAGGCGACGAACTCGTTGATGATGACCTTGATGCCAATCAACTCGCCAACAGGACGGAGATCCTGCTTAGGGACGCCAAGCAGCCAAGCGACAGGATACATAAGATATCCGAGAATAAGCTCTAGTGAGAGCATAGGATGTTTGGCGTCCTGACCCATCAAGCCCCAGTACTTGCCCCACCAGCCGAGCAGGCCGTTGATAAAAGCAACAATGGCAATGATACAGAGGAGAGTGGCAATGATCATGCCGGCAATCTTGATACCGAGCCAGGCACCGTTGGCAAAAGCGTGAAGAGCATTGGAGGCCTTGtgctcttcatcctcagGGATAACAACATTGCCAGAGGTGAGAGTTTCATCCGTCTCGGGGAAACGCATCTTGGAAACGGCCAAAGAAGCTGGGATGGACATGATGCAGCTAGACACAAGGGCCTGCGcatcaagaccaagaccgATATAGGCAACCAGGACAGAGCCGGCAATGGTGGCAAAGCCGCAAGTCATAATCTGGTGAATTTCGGCAAGCGTCAAGTGCGGGACGAAAGGACGGATCAGCATAGCCGACTCGCCCTGGCCGATGAAGGgggtggcagcagcaacgacGGCTTCAGCGCCCGAGACGCGTAGagtccagaagaagaagacagcGAACTTGCCAATGAACCACTGGATAAATCCCAAGTAGTAACAGAGCTGGACAAGcgcgacgaagaagatgatgggagGAACAACACCCGTCAAGAACCAGCCCTTGGCGGTGACCGTGTCGTCAGTCAAGAACACGACACCATCCTTGGCGAAACCGAGCAAAGTGCGGGCCATTTCGGAAATGAAGCTGAAGATGTCGTAACCAGCCTTGGTCTTGAGGACAAAAACGGCAATGACGAATTGGGTAAGCATGCCACCAATGACTGTGTGCCAGGGAATCTTCCTCCAGTCGCGAGAGGTGACAGTGAGAAGGAAGATCATGACGATGAGTCCAAAAATGGAGATGGCGCGATTTGCGCGAGTGTTCTCGCCGGTCTCTTCCGGGATCATActgccgaggaggaagacaccAAGGGTACCAAGGGCAGCAAGAGGCTGATGAAGCTTCTGGGGAATCAGAGAATAACCCCTGTGAACCGTGTGCATCCAGATGATCTTGGCAGGGCGCATGACGATGCTGGTAGGGACATAGCAGAAGATGATGCGCGCGCAGATGGCGAGATAGACGAGGGTGGGTTTCAGCCATCCAAGATGGTCATGACGGTGATGGATCAGAGCGCCGTAAATCCACCATCTAGAGAGAACCGAAACACCTCGTCAGTGATCATTTCCAGGCATCCCCAGGGGAACACACTCGAAAAGCAGGAAATACGAACGCAGTGAAAAGCGCCCAAATGGCAGCGTGGATATAAGGCCTGAAGTTGAAGTAAAACCAGGCCCAAGTGTAGCGCTTAGCGGGTTGCTGCTCCGCGTGATCAACAGAACCGACCTGGTGCTGGCTCTCGGCGTCGACATATTGACCGGCCGGGATGGTGGTTTTGAGATCGGAGTCGGTGCTCGAGATCACGGGCTTCTCGTGGGCGTGGGAGCCTAGGATCTCCGTGTTGTTGGCGTCGCCGTGGGCAGACATGGCGTCGATTGTGGGACTGCGCGTAACGTCGTGGTACTGAGGTTGAATCGTGTCCAGGTCGGCGTGCCCTCTGTTATCGGCCGATGACATGTGGGAATATCGAGGGTCGATGGAGTGGTGGAGATCCGGCTAAGGCTCCAAGACGACCTCTAGAGACCCAAGGGAGGCGGGAGCTCAGCTTGTCGAGACGTTGAGTCTGGCTTTTGGTCTAAGGAAgagaggtagaagaaggtggGTGCAAAGAGGGGGGCAGTCTGGGGTGGTGCAAACTTTAATACCCTCTCCTCGAGCTTTGGGTATCTGTGGTATCAGGCCAGGGTCTCGATCTTAGCTCTAAAAGAGAGATAGTAGCCGGAGGAGGGTATCTCAGTGCGGtgaaggtaggtaccggCTGAGGTGGTTATCAACAGAGTAGTGCGTCCCAAAAAAACTGGATGGAGGGGTGGGGTTAGCCCAGGGGCGCACGATGGAGGGGGACGAGGGGTGGCAGCCAGGGTTCATGAGAGGTACATTACAGTAGTCAGGTCTGGTAGGTGTGGTGTAGAGAGGTGCCAGTGTGTACTTCGCTTAAGCTTGGATCATGCTGGGATGAAggcaggggggggggaaaaggCACAAAATGCCCACAAGACCGATAAAAACAAAATTGGACAAATgataggaaaaaaaaccgaCGAACCGTTCTGAGCGTTGCGTTGTTCCAGATCTATTACGACAACAAAGGTCGAGATGGAAGTCACCAACGGAAGAGGAAGCTCGGCGTCGCCGCTAGACAGCCACCTGTGCAATCCACCTCCCTACTACGTAAGTAGTGTCTGGCTTGGGTACGACCTGTGTGAGACTTTGTTGGCGAATAGATCTGGATAGTAGCAGGTCGAGGCAACCGTTATCTTTTGGTCCGTCGCACTTGTTGCTCGTGTGTGTCTTTGCCCAAATCGGGCAGAAGATGATCCTCTTTGCAGAAGAAtgcaaaaaagaaagttCTTTTTCGTCTGGGCCCACCCAAGCCTCCTCTCGGCTTCAATTATTTCTTTGCCATGAGCGTCCACTCCCGTTGGTGGCCACTCCACCTGCCATGTCCCGACCTCCGAGCCAGTCCACCAGCGAGTGGGAAGTTAGGCCTTGGCTAGTTTATCGGGCCAATTGTTGGTCAATTGACCAATCACAGGCCGCGAATCCGCTCCAAGAGGCAAAAAGAAGCTGGGGCCGGCCTGTCGACGTCTTGAGGAAGGAGCCCGAGGGAGCACACCAAAAGTCAACCAAAAGCCGTATACAAGTCGCAAGGCTCTTCGTTTCTCGCAAACTCGGCACCTTGGCGGATCTGCCCCCtccacttcctcttctcgaCAATCGCCCCCCCATTCAAAAAATGCGGATAGAAAAAGGCCGGGACGGAGACTGAGTGGTTGGATGCCGGCTGCACTATTGGGGCTCCGTCGCAACGCTATTCCACTCTCATGTCCACCCTCCGGCGACGGGCCAAGACCTTGCGCACCGTGGCACCCTGCTGGCCTGCTTTCATTttcaccttcttctttgggATTTTTGTCCACGCTCATGCGAGCATATCTGAGGTTCTGGCCCGGGGGAGGGAGCAGGCGAAGGCTGGCAGCTGAGGTCATCAGGTTCGAGGCCAACAAGCAAAAGGGAATCATCCCCGAAAACCGATGATTGCGATCCAAGCTCATTCTAATTTCGATGACCTGCTTTCCCCGGGTTGGCGTGACATATCGCTGTGGAGGTGGCGGCATCGTGGTTTTGGCGACCCCAGAGTGTAGAAATTAGAATGGAAACCGTCAAAATGCGGGGTTGGTGAACGGTTTGGTGATTGTtttacactagtgtagtacTGTAAGTAGTGTTGAGGCACTACACTCGACCAGAGGGCGGCCAAAAACCCAAACATTCATCAACATATCACTGCGGCTTGCTTTGTTCGCCtccatgtacactacctgCATGGCATGCACCTCGCCAGACCTCCCGTCCTTCGCCCACGCAGTTTGGTATCAACGACGTCTTATCTCCCGCGCCATGAAGAAGCCTATCATGGATGCCTCGCATGCTCACCAACGAGGTAGTCGTACCGCGTCCCCGGGTATCTATAGCAGGCATCTTATCAGATAGGTACCTTCTCGGGGCGGCGCAGAATGCTTGCCATCCACGGGCATGCCACCTCTCACACCGTCAGCAACGCCGCCCAATCTTTTAGATTGGTGAAAGGTGACGGCGGGATTGATGATCGATGCATACGATAGGAGGAGGGCCGCGTAATTTGATTCCCTTCAGGGCTGCATCCTGATAACGTCGCAGTACATGACGCCTGTCTGGCTCCCAACAGCTTGGACAAGGATCGTTTgatttctttctcttcccctGAGCtgtcgctgttgctgttcctGTGATTGTCACCGTCGCCATCATTCTGGAAAACAAGGAGGATCTGGATCATTGAGTGGTGTTACCGACAACAGCGTAAGTCTCCAAAAAGAGCTTGATAGTACATAAACATCGGAAAACTTAATCATGCACGTGTCACGCTCCATGATGGGAACGGCATGCACTGCGCTTGGCCGCGGCAGAAAGATACCCAGCAAGGCCAGGGTTTTCTCGACAATTGGCTCATTCCCCACTGCTTTTACCTTCCTGATTTGTCATTTGGCGATGTGTAGATATCCGAGACGGAGGCAATTTTACTGGTCCAGCAGCTACCTACCCCAGAATCAAAAGCTGTGATCCACTCAGTTTTAGTGTAGAGCCTTCCGACGAACTCCCGTATCAACACAGGCGCGTGGACCCCGAACCTACAGGAATTTGCCCTGATAATGCATGTACCTGAAAGTGCATAAAACCCTCTAAATGCTTAGAAATCGGCCGCCGCAATTATTTAGTATGGGTAAATGCTAAAATGCATATTTACATCTGTGCCAGGCCGTAAAATTGCTGTGTATGCATTTATAGGTGCCCCTTTTTAGATCCCTTTAGGACCTGATACCTATGCTAACCACCCAAGGTCCCCCGAAATTCCAGTACTTGGGCAGCTCGAGAGTCTTGGCATGGGGATATAAATGCATGAGCCCTCTAAATGCATGAGAAATGGCGTGCCGGATTATATGCATTATCAGGGAAAATTCCTGTAATGAATATCCACACGGCGGCTTTCGACGACccggacggcggcggcaacatACCCGATGTATGCTACAACCTTGTCCTTTGGTTACTTGTACGTAGTGTAATGTAGAAGCAGGTGATCAACCCGAACCAAATCACACATTCCCTGACTTTCCTTCATTTGACCCCCCATTTGTGAGCGCATACCGCGGCGACCCTCAGACATGTGGTGGACGACCTGCATGCCGCATCAACCCGACACGTGTTGCCGTCCGGGGAGTTCCATTCTAGACCGGCTGCCAAGACCGGGGACCCATCCTGCTGGGAGGTGGGGTCAGAGACGGTCTATTCAGGGGAGACCATTACCATAGATTCCTTGCTATGATTAGCAGTAAGAAAGAGTATAGGTATGCCCTTCATCTATACTCCATATGGGACCGATACGCATATGATGTagcagaggaagaaagggggaagaagtTGAGTGCTGGACCCTCGCACATGCCTGAACTGCGGTGTGGGATATACCCGCGGCTCCTACAATGTCTTACCTGCCCCTGTGTACCAACCTCTCGTCACATCCATCAAAAGCAACTCCAAAAAATCCAACAGATGCTAAGAGTTGGGTTGAGCGCCGGAGTTGGTCAATAAGATGCTCTCAGCACCTTGCATCTCGCAAATCTGATTCTAAACTTGTGGGACTGTCGCGACGAGAGATGTGTAGACACTGACCAAGTCGGGATCTGGAAGAGCACCAAGCCAACGCATGAGGGGGCCCAGGGCACGGCACCCCTTTTTGGCATCTTCACTTTTGCTACCATCACCAATGGTACCTCGCCGGCGAGATATCAGCCGCCCAGCGTGTACTTCTTTTCATTGGGAGCTTCCGTATGTCGGCGAAGCGTCCATAAACTGATTGTGATGTCACCTCTGATCGATGTCCCGATTTTGGTCACATGAAGCGAGGCAGGGCGCCAGGACCGGCAATGGGGGCAGTAGGCTTGTGCTGGCGTTTTGGACGGGATTCGTTGTACCCAAGTCCGAGCTCGATGTGAGACGGTTTGGCGACTACTGTTGTGGTTCAAGTCGTTAGCCGAAGTCAGTCGGTTCAGAATAGCCTCGCGGCAACCCTTCTCACCTCCCCGCACGGCATCAGGCGGTAATGGTGCGCGCGGGTGTCTCGCAGGCTGCACGATACTTCCTTGCGAGCCTGGACTGGCACGTCTAGCGTAAACGAGTTGCTTCATTCACATCGCAGATGCTTATGATGAAAGAGAATGAAGGTTCAAAGACAACTGAATCTGGAAAGGAGTAGGATAGCCGCCGTGGGAAGGGGCTTTGCGGGGAGGTGGTCGGGTGCCGAACAAAAAAAATCGAGATGCGATTGCCGTGGAATGGAATGCCGTGCGGGACTCGATGTCCCCTGTTTACCTTTCAGAGTGCTTCAGTCCTCAAGCCGTGACGTTTACACAGTACAAGTGCCTAGGGTGGATCTCGACTCGGTAGCTCCTGGCGTGCCTGCGCTGGCTCTCCTGGGAGCAGCCGCACTGCAGTGCTAGCATCGATCCGCtggctcctgctgctgcgatacatcactacctctacacagtaTGGGCCATACGCCGCGCATTGCGCACCTGGAAAGACGGACTGCTCGATTCTAGTGCGGATTTCGGCTttgtggaggaggataacCCGACTGCGCCTTATTGATATTCCGCCTGTCTACAACCTCTACGGGCTTCCCCAAAGGTTAGGATCAGTGATTGTTGGGATTAGGTCCGAAGTGCAAGGGGGCGGTGAGAGGTCCCCGCGTGTGGAGGGGAAAAGATAGCTTTCTATACGATGTGAATCCGAGCTGAGTTCTCGTTGTCGTGGTTTGAGATGATGACTTAAGTTCCTTTGGGAGATGGTCGCTGCGCGCGAAAGACATGCCCAGCTCGTCGGGTGGGGTTAAAGCCAACGATTTTGTAGCGTAAACCCCACACAGTCAGTTTATCCTACGTCGGCATTGCACCTCGATCTCGCCTCGCATCTTCATCTTTACAACTCAACTTGAACAACATGTTGGACTATGTATTTCGCAACCACAGACGAAGAAAGCTTTCAAGATATCCCTGACAGAGACAAATATATACCCTGGCATCTCTGACTACACATTTCCACAGTTCAATTTACCTTCCTCTTACACTAGTATCCCTGGGTTACTCCCCGAACTCGAATTCGGTTGTGTGGACGACAGGAGCTGAACACAAAACGCGAGTCAAGCGAGCCTTTGGCTAGGCGAATCCAAAATCCATTTCCACCCGTTTCCACCATTCCGCCGTGTATTCAATCCCTCATTTCACTGGCGGCAATTCCGTCGCCCCGCACGTAACAGGTCTGCCGGAGAAAGCACCGATGAGCTGATAACTGAGCGCGCCGATGCGACGCCAAGTGCCACTGTCTTCCATCTGTCATCCATCCCAAGTCCCATTTGGTATGGAGTGGGAAATCCTGCCACGCCTATACCGCTTGCTGGGCACAAGTTGAGAGAATCAAACTTCAACATCGCATGGTCACACAGCAGCACACGCGACGGACGAGCCGGAACAGAGCCAGAGCATCACCTCGGGATGAGGGAATAGTTGGGCGCTCACACCGTCGCTCCGGGTCGCGTGCTACTGGCGCTTTTTGGTGTTGTCGGTTTGGCTGGCTGAAGGCTAGAGTTAGGTACGATCTGGGAATGCGAGTGcataaatacctctacatgTACCTAGGGGTCACGGCGTTGCCCTGGCTGAAACGGCGCAGGAGCCCGCCCAGGGACGGCGTTTAAGGCAATTTCCAGGCATGATATtcaggaggggggggggggggggaggacgGGATGCCACCGACGCACGCTACAGGCCAAGCAACTGAACCAAGTGGTAACAAAAGTTGACCAGGGCACGGCCGGACAAACTTGGACGAGTCGCGGATAGGAGCACGACATGACATCTGATTCCATGGCTTTCCCACTGGCTGGGTTTGATCATCTTCCTGTCACCTCCCTCCATTGCACTATGTATTGATGTGGATGTCGCTCGGGTATTGGTGTTGGATGCGTGGCTGCGTTGTGACTGTGTCACTCCGACAAATGCACTCGTGCTGTTTGGTAAATGTTAGCAATATTCACTTTTTCACGCCAGTGGCACAGCACCACAAGTGAGACGTACTAACTGCCACTAACAAGCATGTTCCATGTCCGTTGAGCTGCGCTGGACCGTCCATCGTCCCGCCGACTCCAGTCGAGCTGGCGCGAGCTGGCGCTTCACAAACACAGCTGCCGTCATCATGCACTTCAGCTCGCAACAGGAATTTTCCTCCCTTGCACCCAGTTTCAGAATAATCTCATCGTTCATTCAGTCATCCTCAAAAGCCATTCCAGAACTCAAGACCACCTCAGCCTAGTAACACTACACTACGTCTGCAGGAATCACAGAGCAATATTCATACTTTCCAGGTTTCCTTTGGCGCTGGCGCAACGATCCCTTACTTTCTACGATTCACAGCGAGTAGCACTCACCACTCACTACTCATCAGGCCGCTGGTTCTGGTTCTCAACTTTCCAACATCTCCACGTCATTCAATCGCCCACCGATTCCCGTAACCAATCGATATTGCACCGCACCAGCACCCGCTGGCTGTGAAGATCCAGTCTTGGCTTAACACGATTCCATTTGCAACAATATTTTAAACGTCGCAGCCTGGTCCTTTTCTTTCGACGAAAACCGACGACGTCCAGGCAACAATCCACTTTCCCCTCATCTATCCGGCGCCAAATCAAGTATCGTCTCGGCACCTTATCAAATTTGACAACCTTGACGACTACAACCATCTCGCACGCGACTTCTAGGCCAAATCATCAATCACTTACCTTCTGAGAAACTTTCAAAATGTCCAAACTTCTCAACGGTCTGCTTAGGGAGCAACACCACCAGAACCAGCATAGCCTCGGGCCCGGCTTCGGCCATGGTCATGGTCATCCGCACTCTTCCGAATTCCACGGTCCCAACCGGGACCACATGATAAGCGCAAAGGCAGCGACTCTGATTCTCCGTGGTGTGATTGCGACCGGACCCGACCCATCCTCGGCTTTCCGGACTTCTTCACCTACATCTGGCCCCAGCCCCACATCCCGGCCCAACACTAGTTCCGGCCACAACCCGACCAGCTCACAGCTATTCACCCTTTCTtcccaacagcaacatcaagACCAATACCGAGTCCACACCCAGGGCCAACAACACGGTGCGGCCGAGTACGagtacgacgacgacgatcatTATGAAGATGATCAgtatgacgacgacgaagcgCCCACTTCTGCTGCTAGCAGCTTCAGCAGCACTCACGGCAGCGTCGtagtcggcggcggcagtttCTGTAGCAGGGACTGGTTCGATGCTCGACAAccttctgctgctgcggtggcggcggcgactgCCTCGTTTGGGTCTTCGACCACGAGaccggcgtcgtcgtcgttatcGTTGCCGCACAACCCGTCTGTTCCGAGCGGGGTCCCCAGATCGATGGTTGCTGCAGGCGTCGGAGGCATCGGCATTGGCAGCGGCAGAGAAAGTGTTTGCGGAGTCATGCAGCacccccaccaccaacactccAGGTCTGTACCGGTTCTAATGTCAATGAAGGACCAGTACAGCCGGATGGCCATGATGCAGAACGCTCGCAATGGGAGCCGAGGGTATTTGGAtgtggatgatgaagaggagggaggtgaagATGAACGGGGATTCGTAATGCCAAACAGCAAGAGGGCTCGGCGAGGCTGAATTTGCAGCTTGAAAAAACAAACTGGGAGGGGGaaaggagggggaaaagTTCGCAGCTAAAGAGGGATTTGAAATGAAAAGTAGGCAGGTCTGCTGCAGGTGGATGCGGGTGCGCTGCACCTGATTCTACCAAGCCAAGGGATGCAATGGACGAACAAGGATACGGGGCAAGGAAATGAACGAATGTGCAAACGACCGAACGACTTTTACGACTCAAAAGCATTTAATGTAACACGaaagggagaaagagggaacaAAGGAAATGATAGGGGGGGCATGACATGATAtcacagaaaaaaaagacatgaAGGGAAAACAACCGGGCGTGAGCACATGCTTTATACGATGGGACGAgggaaacaagaagaaggggggccAAAGCGAGGTGTCTGGGTCATGGAAGGGGTACAGGGTATTCCGTCAAGAGGGTCAGGGTTGgcttttattttcttctcaCACAGACATGGCGGCAAGAGACGTGcagactttttcttttccttcttacCACGACGGCAGATAAAGGAGGACACATATGAACGAATGATGAGGAAAGacggaaaaaaaagtcaTGATAAACATACGTAGGTTAGGCCAAGCAAGGGTAGGTAGCCACGTCATCACTTCAAATTCCAGAGACGTGTCTTGGCATGATGAGAAAGAACGAAGAGACTTTGCCTAGCAGACCGAAGCTCAAGAGGCTGTATATCAAATCAAGCAAGAACAAGGCCGAAACCAAAACCACTCAGGAAAACGTCGGGTATTTCGCTAACATGCGCAACATCAAGACCTATCATGACTAAGCCCTAAATCCAGTATTTCCCCCATATTTCGTATTCCTCTTTGGTTCCTCTGAACTTGAAGTCCACCTCGGTAACGTCCTGGAAGCCTTCTTTGACCTTGGGCTCCTTGAACCGGCTATTGAAGCTGTTGAAGGCAAGCTTCGGGAGTGATGTTCGGGATTCGGGGTTAAGCTGTTGATCAGGGaaagacagagagagaggggttAGCGACTACCAGCTAgctgaaggaaggaaggaaggaaggaagaggggaaaagaaagagcaagaaaagaacaaaaacaaaaaaaaaaaaacgcaTAACTCACTGGTTTATTCAACGCCCTCACGGCATCGTTGTGCTCACAAACAACCAACGGCGTCCGAAACCACACACACCGAACCGGCACCCCCTGTTTCTTCGCGAGCTCAACCCACTGCTTGCGGGTATCCGGATCGGGATTGGTgttgtccaccaccaccgagtCGCCTTCCTTCAAGTACTCGGTCGCTGCCTTGAGGCACTTGTCTTTGGACTTCAGCACGTCCTGGTTGACCCGCTCGAAACCAAGAGGTTTCAGATGCCGCCAGTAAAAGGTCGACTTGCCGGCGCCGGGGGGGCCGACGAAGAGGACTAGTTCCTGGGGGGAGGTTTTGGTGAAGAggatttcttcttttttcgaggaggatgacgatgaggaggagtctGGATCGGTAGTGGTAGGTGAGGAGGGATAAGGGTATTTGACCAGGTCGAAATCCCTGGTGAAATTCCTCGGCTCCTCCCCCAAAAAGAACTCCTCGGGCGTTTGGTACTGGATGCCCACGTTGTGCGCTAGGTTGCGGTCTGAGCAGCTAAAGTCTTTGGGAGTTGCGGTCGCTTTAATACGCCCATTACTATTTGGTGGAAGCTCTGACTGGCGACCGCCGGCGTCGCCGACGAAGATGCTGTTCTCAAGgtcgatgtcgtcgtcgttgaacAGGTTGTAGTCGGCCTTCATTTCTAGCCACATCCCGGGGCGTGGCTTGCGGTAGATGTCCTTGCCTGTGGCGGCGTAGAGCGTCGTGGGGATGTCGAGCTGGGAGAGCACGGCGGAGCATTTTTGCTTGAATTGGGGCACGCGGTCGAGTTGGGCTTTGGGGGTCTTgggtttggaggaggaggaggaggaggagggagaggcgTGGAGGGTTAGGCCGCCTTGGTTGGTGAAGATTATGACTTGGTATCTGATGTTTTCCGAAAAAGG
It encodes:
- a CDS encoding DNA kinase/phosphatase Pnk1 — protein: MGQLTITRRVCLCPTTSLRLPTPHHFARSFSITQKVMGPTKRPAEEGDRSISPPPLKRKAQTAISKSAVASFFTPVSQKPKDRTTWTEKSPDADSPATLLVAKYVPEGSPTNDESVNTTVKRRKIAAFDLDSTLITSASGKKHSHDAADWKWWHHSVPDRLRKLYNEEGYQVIIFTNQGGLTLHASPSSSSSSSKPKTPKAQLDRVPQFKQKCSAVLSQLDIPTTLYAATGKDIYRKPRPGMWLEMKADYNLFNDDDIDLENSIFVGDAGGRQSELPPNSNGRIKATATPKDFSCSDRNLAHNVGIQYQTPEEFFLGEEPRNFTRDFDLVKYPYPSSPTTTDPDSSSSSSSSKKEEILFTKTSPQELVLFVGPPGAGKSTFYWRHLKPLGFERVNQDVLKSKDKCLKAATEYLKEGDSVVVDNTNPDPDTRKQWVELAKKQGVPVRCVWFRTPLVVCEHNDAVRALNKPLNPESRTSLPKLAFNSFNSRFKEPKVKEGFQDVTEVDFKFRGTKEEYEIWGKYWI
- a CDS encoding H+/nucleoside cotransporter is translated as MSSADNRGHADLDTIQPQYHDVTRSPTIDAMSAHGDANNTEILGSHAHEKPVISSTDSDLKTTIPAGQYVDAESQHQVGSVDHAEQQPAKRYTWAWFYFNFRPYIHAAIWALFTAWWIYGALIHHRHDHLGWLKPTLVYLAICARIIFCYVPTSIVMRPAKIIWMHTVHRGYSLIPQKLHQPLAALGTLGVFLLGSMIPEETGENTRANRAISIFGLIVMIFLLTVTSRDWRKIPWHTVIGGMLTQFVIAVFVLKTKAGYDIFSFISEMARTLLGFAKDGVVFLTDDTVTAKGWFLTGVVPPIIFFVALVQLCYYLGFIQWFIGKFAVFFFWTLRVSGAEAVVAAATPFIGQGESAMLIRPFVPHLTLAEIHQIMTCGFATIAGSVLVAYIGLGLDAQALVSSCIMSIPASLAVSKMRFPETDETLTSGNVVIPEDEEHKASNALHAFANGAWLGIKIAGMIIATLLCIIAIVAFINGLLGWWGKYWGLMGQDAKHPMLSLELILGYLMYPVAWLLGVPKQDLRPVGELIGIKVIINEFVAFSSLTNDEPYKSMSPRSKLIATYAVCGFGNIGSLGTQIGVLSQLAPGRAGDVSKVAMSALFSGVLSTLTSASVAGMLYTER